A genomic stretch from Leptotrichia sp. HSP-536 includes:
- a CDS encoding ACP phosphodiesterase — protein MNFLAHSLISLEIDEKENKKTLYGNFAGDFYKGLVEKIELPDELKEGIVLHRIIDKISDRNENFLNELLTKKFGIFKGIVSDMYIDHFLSKNFDSLFNDNLNNIENKILYNIKTNEKFFPDNFKRTFQWLKSEKVMSSYQNINFLERAFYGISQRVRKGEILKSAIIELQKNYNIFEEKAAKEFFYVKSESIKMFNKK, from the coding sequence ATGAATTTTTTAGCGCATTCACTGATTTCGCTTGAAATTGATGAAAAAGAAAATAAAAAAACATTATATGGAAATTTTGCTGGAGATTTTTATAAGGGATTAGTGGAAAAAATTGAACTTCCGGATGAATTAAAAGAAGGGATTGTTCTGCATAGAATAATTGATAAAATTTCTGACAGGAATGAAAATTTTTTGAATGAATTGCTGACGAAAAAATTTGGAATTTTTAAGGGAATTGTGTCGGATATGTACATTGACCACTTTTTATCTAAAAATTTTGATAGTTTATTCAATGATAATCTTAATAATATTGAAAACAAAATATTGTATAATATAAAAACTAATGAAAAATTTTTCCCTGATAACTTCAAAAGAACTTTCCAATGGCTCAAATCTGAAAAAGTAATGTCAAGTTATCAAAACATCAATTTTCTGGAAAGAGCATTTTATGGAATTTCCCAACGAGTTAGAAAAGGAGAAATCTTAAAATCAGCCATAATAGAATTACAAAAAAATTATAATATTTTTGAAGAAAAAGCAGCAAAAGAATTTTTCTACGTAAAATCAGAAAGTATAAAAATGTTTAATAAAAAATAG
- a CDS encoding helix-turn-helix domain-containing protein, producing MNSISEEYRVRQRAVEYAIKYNNNSKAALKYKTSRQQIKRWRDRYDGTVQSLMPKSRRPKSHPNQHTQEEIDLIMKKYRRFSYEGLAQVYTEARKLGYSRSYGTMCKIIRKIRDNKPKKPKRLYKSTKK from the coding sequence ATGAATAGTATATCAGAAGAGTACCGTGTTCGTCAACGGGCAGTTGAGTATGCAATAAAATATAACAATAATTCAAAGGCGGCATTAAAATATAAGACATCAAGACAGCAGATTAAGAGATGGCGTGACAGATATGACGGAACAGTGCAGTCACTGATGCCAAAAAGCAGAAGACCTAAAAGTCATCCAAATCAGCATACTCAGGAAGAAATAGATTTAATTATGAAAAAATACAGGAGATTTTCATATGAAGGACTGGCACAGGTATATACCGAAGCTAGAAAACTGGGATACAGCCGTTCTTATGGAACTATGTGCAAAATAATAAGAAAAATTAGGGATAATAAGCCCAAAAAGCCTAAAAGGCTTTACAAAAGCACAAAAAAGTGA
- a CDS encoding integrase core domain-containing protein: MDEKSTYQTTKFLETLEAELGFKIEKIQSDNGREFTNAENGKKTLFELKLEELGIEYMTTRPYSPWQNGKVERSHRLDSNYYLGKRFRSLEKLRRSVKRYCSRYNNISRKVLNFKSPNEMLKEYRTNN; the protein is encoded by the coding sequence GTGGATGAAAAAAGTACATACCAGACGACAAAATTTCTAGAAACGCTTGAAGCGGAGCTGGGCTTTAAAATAGAAAAAATACAAAGTGATAACGGCAGGGAGTTTACGAATGCGGAAAATGGCAAAAAGACACTATTTGAGCTAAAGCTGGAAGAACTAGGGATAGAATACATGACAACAAGACCGTATTCGCCGTGGCAGAATGGGAAAGTGGAAAGGAGCCACAGGCTGGACAGCAATTATTATTTAGGAAAAAGATTTAGAAGTCTGGAAAAATTAAGAAGGTCAGTAAAAAGATATTGCAGCAGATACAATAATATATCAAGAAAAGTATTAAATTTTAAAAGTCCAAATGAAATGCTGAAAGAATACAGGACAAACAATTAG
- a CDS encoding TonB-dependent receptor — protein sequence MLKKLMILSLIAASLMAFGEEKNDTFDITLEETVITGIKNDDIQKSGQIKNTTVVTYQDIHDKGYNTVEEVLKHTPGINFVNNGFGYIADVRGQGEQGATKNVKILVDGTPLNILDTSHAILPLNSIAVEDIEKIEIVNGGGTVLYGGGTTGGVINIITKKTQDEFMKSKIYYQNSSFDTNKYGIGTSIKFADKFLLNLGYEGIDGKGYRYRDKKNGKNLRGGFTYDITDNQTLSFKATRYDEDTKESDGIKKVQMDRDRRQDGDTLTDSNLKRTEFSLNYEIKPTDNLAFSLLGYNQKTVRKYEQSIPAEKANLSGMRPGNSRPNPGGGSRPGGNMPNFSSGQVHITKGGFKDTKNGIDLKGKYNYGPGDIIFGYEYIKNKSSRNAYGGLYMWSQKLSSTSNIDIDMEKDTHSVFIQNKHSFTDKLDGILGYRYEHADYDIYRTDGTNSVNNKSKKNNNAYEAGLNFKYSDTGNVYAKYEKGYRSPSPAEMVDKTPTTGYILNNLKSEKYDTYEIGVKDILGPSFVSITGFYTKKDDEILRNMIGHGIHWTHRNLPKTERKGIELFAEQYLEPFRINESVSYIDAKITKGTDKGKKIPYVSRIKATLGANYEVVKGLNITADLNYFSDSVDEKYEKIKAYSTTDLGMNYTHKTGLGLQAGIKNVFDKKYYRYKNGDSYIPETERTYYVGVSYNF from the coding sequence ATGCTAAAAAAATTAATGATCTTAAGTTTAATTGCCGCTTCACTAATGGCATTTGGAGAAGAGAAAAATGATACATTTGATATAACGTTGGAAGAAACTGTAATAACAGGCATCAAAAATGATGATATACAAAAAAGTGGACAAATCAAAAACACAACTGTCGTAACTTATCAGGATATTCACGATAAAGGGTACAATACTGTAGAAGAAGTGCTAAAACATACGCCAGGCATAAATTTTGTAAATAATGGATTTGGATACATTGCAGATGTAAGAGGTCAGGGGGAGCAGGGAGCTACAAAAAATGTAAAAATTCTTGTGGATGGCACTCCTTTGAACATACTGGACACTTCGCATGCAATTTTGCCGCTAAACTCTATTGCGGTAGAAGATATTGAAAAAATAGAAATTGTCAATGGTGGAGGAACTGTACTTTACGGTGGAGGGACTACTGGTGGAGTAATTAACATAATTACGAAGAAAACTCAAGACGAGTTTATGAAAAGTAAAATCTACTATCAGAACAGTTCATTTGATACGAACAAATACGGTATTGGAACAAGCATTAAATTTGCTGATAAATTTTTGTTGAATTTAGGGTATGAAGGTATTGACGGGAAAGGTTACAGATATAGAGATAAAAAAAATGGAAAAAACTTAAGAGGTGGATTTACATATGATATCACAGATAATCAAACTTTGAGCTTTAAGGCGACAAGATATGATGAAGATACGAAGGAATCCGATGGAATTAAAAAAGTTCAAATGGACAGAGATAGACGGCAAGATGGAGATACTTTGACTGATTCCAATTTAAAAAGGACTGAATTTAGCTTAAATTACGAAATTAAGCCAACTGACAATCTTGCCTTCTCACTTTTGGGATACAATCAAAAAACTGTTAGAAAATATGAGCAAAGTATTCCAGCAGAAAAAGCAAATCTTTCTGGAATGCGACCTGGTAATTCTCGACCTAATCCTGGTGGCGGTTCCAGACCTGGAGGGAATATGCCAAATTTTTCATCAGGACAAGTTCACATAACAAAAGGAGGATTTAAAGATACAAAAAATGGAATCGATTTAAAGGGAAAATATAATTATGGCCCTGGCGATATTATTTTCGGATATGAATACATAAAAAATAAATCTTCCAGAAATGCTTATGGCGGACTATATATGTGGAGCCAAAAACTATCCTCAACTTCCAATATTGATATTGATATGGAAAAAGACACACATTCAGTCTTTATCCAGAATAAACATTCGTTCACAGATAAACTGGATGGAATCTTAGGCTACAGATACGAACATGCTGATTATGATATTTACAGAACAGACGGAACAAATTCTGTCAATAATAAATCCAAAAAGAACAACAATGCCTATGAAGCAGGATTGAACTTTAAATATTCGGATACTGGAAATGTTTATGCAAAATATGAAAAAGGTTACAGATCTCCATCTCCAGCTGAAATGGTAGACAAAACTCCTACTACAGGATATATTCTAAACAATTTAAAATCTGAAAAATACGATACTTATGAAATTGGTGTAAAAGATATACTTGGTCCATCATTTGTAAGTATTACAGGTTTTTATACAAAAAAAGATGATGAAATTCTTAGAAATATGATAGGTCACGGTATTCACTGGACACACAGAAATTTACCCAAAACCGAAAGAAAAGGTATCGAACTGTTTGCCGAACAATATTTAGAACCATTTCGAATAAATGAGTCAGTTTCTTACATAGATGCAAAAATAACGAAAGGAACTGATAAAGGTAAAAAAATACCGTATGTGTCAAGAATTAAAGCAACTTTGGGAGCTAACTATGAAGTTGTAAAAGGACTGAATATAACAGCAGACTTAAATTACTTCTCTGATTCAGTAGATGAAAAATACGAAAAAATTAAGGCTTATTCTACAACAGATTTAGGAATGAACTATACTCACAAAACAGGTCTAGGACTTCAGGCGGGAATTAAAAACGTATTTGATAAAAAATACTATAGATACAAAAACGGAGACAGCTATATTCCAGAAACTGAAAGAACTTACTATGTCGGTGTGAGCTATAACTTTTAG
- a CDS encoding nitroreductase family protein, whose product MNETIKQLQDRRSVREFTGENIKEKDLQTILYTAQRAANSVNGQQTSLIVIRDKQKLEKIAELCGGQKHIAEASVFVFVVMDFYRGVYAAESVGKRNIGPLSADGILVGAIDAGIVVNALQTAAIALGYGTTVIGAIRKNSKEIIKMLGLPKYVFPLIGSTIGVPAERPLTRVKPRVPLDTFAFEDKYDAKKVKEVVEFHEKDINEWRKENGTPQLPSYKEMIVRIYENFYNESKKELEEQGFKFADKLEEE is encoded by the coding sequence ATGAATGAAACAATAAAACAATTGCAAGATAGACGTTCTGTAAGAGAATTTACTGGAGAAAATATAAAAGAGAAAGATTTACAAACTATACTTTATACAGCGCAAAGAGCTGCAAATTCAGTTAATGGACAGCAAACTTCATTAATTGTAATTAGAGATAAGCAAAAATTGGAAAAAATTGCTGAATTATGTGGTGGACAGAAGCATATTGCAGAAGCAAGCGTTTTTGTATTTGTAGTAATGGATTTTTATCGTGGAGTATATGCTGCGGAATCTGTTGGAAAAAGAAACATCGGTCCCTTATCTGCTGATGGAATACTAGTTGGAGCTATAGATGCGGGAATTGTGGTAAATGCACTGCAAACAGCCGCTATTGCACTTGGTTATGGAACTACTGTAATTGGGGCGATTAGAAAAAATTCAAAAGAAATTATAAAAATGCTGGGATTACCAAAATATGTTTTTCCATTAATTGGAAGCACGATTGGAGTGCCTGCAGAAAGACCGCTAACAAGAGTAAAACCGAGAGTTCCGCTAGATACGTTTGCATTTGAAGATAAATATGATGCAAAAAAGGTTAAGGAAGTTGTAGAATTTCACGAAAAGGATATAAACGAATGGCGTAAAGAAAATGGAACGCCGCAACTTCCTTCATACAAGGAAATGATTGTAAGAATTTACGAAAATTTCTACAATGAATCGAAAAAAGAATTAGAAGAGCAAGGATTTAAATTTGCTGATAAACTGGAAGAAGAATAG